A genomic region of Gemmata massiliana contains the following coding sequences:
- a CDS encoding helix-turn-helix domain-containing protein translates to MRSPTLIRVQLPAIEAECLDTLFRSTDDRKFRDRLQIVLMAHRGRARQDIAADLGVHRKTFTRWINAYCDAEINRA, encoded by the coding sequence TTGAGGAGTCCCACCCTGATCCGCGTCCAATTGCCCGCGATCGAGGCCGAATGCCTCGATACTCTGTTCCGCTCGACGGACGACCGTAAGTTCCGAGACCGGCTCCAGATCGTGTTGATGGCCCACCGGGGACGCGCCCGCCAGGACATCGCCGCGGACCTCGGCGTCCACCGCAAGACCTTCACCCGCTGGATCAACGCCTACTGCGATGCCGAGATCAACCGCGCCTAA
- a CDS encoding alpha/beta fold hydrolase: MNDVSSIVHQGCKIAYRVRGSGPPALFIQGVNTHGDGWNPQVNDLAGRYACLTFDNRGTGGSDRGSEPITVEQMAADAAAVMRAVGWESAHVVGHSLGGPVGLQLALTARKRVRSLALLCSFADGKGVGPLSWRLIWAGMRMRFGTKGMKRRAFLDLVVPPGTKGDRNALAAELAPLFGHDLAEPLLVLKDQMKAMWAFDVNGRLGELAGLRTLVANAEFDPIAPPKLGRGVAAGIPGARYVNLDGASHGVILTDPKRVNALLVEHFGEGG, from the coding sequence ATGAACGACGTCAGCAGCATCGTTCACCAGGGATGCAAGATCGCCTATCGCGTCCGGGGGAGCGGGCCGCCCGCGCTATTTATCCAGGGCGTCAACACGCACGGCGATGGCTGGAACCCGCAGGTCAATGACCTCGCCGGGCGGTACGCCTGCCTGACGTTCGACAACCGGGGCACGGGCGGCAGCGATCGCGGATCCGAGCCCATCACGGTCGAGCAGATGGCGGCGGATGCGGCGGCGGTCATGCGCGCCGTCGGGTGGGAATCGGCCCACGTCGTCGGGCATTCGCTCGGCGGGCCGGTCGGCTTACAGCTCGCCTTGACCGCACGTAAGCGGGTGCGGAGCCTCGCGCTCCTGTGCAGCTTTGCCGATGGAAAGGGTGTCGGTCCCCTGTCGTGGCGGCTGATCTGGGCGGGCATGCGGATGCGGTTCGGGACCAAGGGTATGAAGCGGCGGGCGTTTCTCGATCTGGTCGTTCCACCCGGCACGAAGGGGGACCGCAACGCACTGGCCGCCGAGCTGGCGCCCCTGTTCGGCCATGACCTGGCCGAGCCGCTGCTCGTTCTCAAGGACCAGATGAAAGCGATGTGGGCGTTCGACGTGAACGGGCGCCTGGGCGAACTGGCGGGCCTCCGGACACTGGTGGCGAACGCCGAGTTCGACCCGATCGCCCCGCCGAAACTGGGGCGAGGTGTCGCCGCCGGGATCCCTGGTGCGCGATACGTGAACCTGGACGGGGCGTCCCACGGGGTCATTCTGACGGATCCTAAACGGGTCAACGCCCTGCTGGTCGAGCATTTCGGCGAGGGCGGCTGA
- a CDS encoding SDR family NAD(P)-dependent oxidoreductase, producing the protein MDLQLTGKTAVVTGSTAGIGLSIAEELAREGVKVFVAGRTQPKIDEALKVVRKAGEAEGVVADAGTAEGCAALVRRVPQVDILVNNLGIYEAKPFAEIPDADWQKLFDVNVMSGVRLSRHYFPQMLSAGWGRVIFIASESGVMTPPEMVHYGVTKSSQLALSRGMAELTKGTQVTVNTVLPGPTQSEGIAEFLRKVSPGAKDDADAEAEFFRAHRSSSLLQRLIDPQEIAHMVAYLASPLSAATNGATLRVEGGLLRSIV; encoded by the coding sequence ATGGATCTTCAACTTACAGGCAAGACGGCGGTCGTCACCGGCTCGACGGCGGGCATCGGTTTATCGATCGCGGAAGAGCTCGCTCGCGAGGGGGTGAAGGTGTTCGTCGCGGGACGTACCCAGCCGAAGATCGACGAGGCGCTGAAGGTGGTGCGGAAGGCGGGTGAGGCCGAAGGGGTCGTTGCCGACGCCGGTACGGCCGAAGGGTGCGCGGCGCTCGTGAGGCGGGTTCCGCAGGTAGACATCCTGGTGAACAACCTGGGCATCTATGAGGCGAAGCCGTTCGCCGAGATCCCGGATGCCGACTGGCAGAAGCTGTTCGACGTGAACGTCATGAGCGGGGTGCGGCTGTCCCGGCACTACTTCCCACAGATGCTGTCCGCCGGGTGGGGGCGGGTCATCTTCATCGCCAGCGAGTCGGGGGTGATGACGCCCCCCGAGATGGTCCACTACGGGGTGACCAAATCGAGTCAACTGGCGCTGTCACGGGGCATGGCGGAACTGACGAAGGGGACGCAGGTCACGGTCAACACGGTCCTCCCCGGCCCGACCCAGTCGGAAGGGATCGCCGAGTTCCTCCGGAAGGTCTCGCCCGGGGCAAAGGACGATGCCGATGCCGAGGCCGAATTCTTCCGCGCCCATCGCTCGTCGTCCCTGCTGCAGCGGCTGATCGACCCGCAGGAGATCGCCCATATGGTCGCGTACCTGGCCAGCCCGCTGTCGGCCGCAACGAACGGGGCCACCCTTAGAGTTGAAGGTGGACTGCTGCGGTCGATCGTCTGA